The proteins below are encoded in one region of Knoellia sp. S7-12:
- a CDS encoding Pls/PosA family non-ribosomal peptide synthetase, with protein sequence MSTPLLRGSEAPSPRTLVDILRATIETNPDSPAVDNGTSVLTYGEFADAASDVADTLQAAGVERGDRVGIRIPSGTLDLYVAIAGILVAGAAYVPVDFDDPDERAQIVFGEADVAAIITTDLVVRAVGEQSALGDDTAYAAQDSRPREDPTTDDDAWIIFTSGSTGKPKGVAVTHRNAAAFVDAESRMFLQESPIGPGDRVMAGLSVAFDASCEEMWLAWRYGACLVPAPRSLVRSGVELGPWLTANRITVVSTVPTLVALWPTEALSDVRLLILGGEACPPEIGARLANESREVWNTYGPTEATVVACGAQLTGEPPMRIGLPLAGWDLAVVDATGGPVPEGESGELIIGGVGLARYLDEAKDKAAYAAMPALGWERAYRSGDLVRNDPAGLVFLGRADDQVKVGGRRIELGEIDSALLKLPGVSGAAAAVRKSEAGNTLLIGYVTTDDGFDARAATESMRQSMPAALVPRLAVVDTLPTRTSGKIDRDALPWPLTPTAPVAGADASDTAGWVSGLWASILGGPPSTPDEDFFDVGGGSLSAAQLVSRLRERFPEVTVADIYEHSSLGSLAAALDEMETPTGRLNRDVPPVPAKTQAAQLLASFALRSISGLRWITWIGLGNAVARSAFDHTWLPSVPWWWLALGWLLLISPVGRMALAALGVRILLRDLEPGEYPRGGAVHLRVWLAERLVDELGAANVSGAPFIKVFARALGATVADDVDLHSVPPVTGMLDLGAGVSIEPEVDLRGHWIDGAKFIVGPIRVREGARVGARSSLLPGADVGERAEIAPGSAVFGIVPAGESWSGAPAEPSGTARGPWHDHIAANRPAWLMAYAVSAVLVSLLPIVAIAVGATVAVPALRGSTSVSDALGSALLWVPLGATIGFVALAAMMLVLVRLLAIGLHAGAHPVHGRQAWQAWSTIRILDDARTWLFPLYSSSLTPAWLRALGADLGPDVEASTVLLIPKFTRVGAGAFLADDTMIAGYELGAGWLRVEDVRIGKHAFVGNSGMAAPGRKVPKQGLVAVLSAAPRRKKAKAGTSWLGSPPRPLRREGSDTESSRTYAPPTQLRVARAVVEALRAVPVWIHVALVVVVVAAIEVLLAQGLIWAVLLSGLVLLAAGAFAAGSATAAKWLLVGQLRPGNHPLWSSFVWRNELADTFVEVLAAPWFARAATGTLALNLWLRSMGARIGDGVWCETYWLPEADLVRLDDGASINAGTVVQTHLFHDRVLSMDTVTVKRGGTLGPNSVILPAAQIGRHATVGPVSLVMRGESVPDRTRWIGNPVGPWVDE encoded by the coding sequence CCGACACCCTGCAGGCCGCGGGCGTCGAGCGCGGTGACCGCGTCGGCATCCGGATCCCCTCCGGCACCCTCGATCTCTATGTCGCCATCGCCGGGATCCTCGTCGCGGGCGCGGCCTACGTCCCCGTCGACTTCGACGACCCCGACGAGCGCGCTCAGATCGTCTTCGGTGAGGCCGATGTCGCAGCCATCATCACCACGGACCTCGTCGTGCGCGCGGTGGGTGAGCAGTCCGCACTCGGTGACGACACGGCATACGCCGCACAGGACAGCCGGCCACGCGAAGACCCGACGACCGACGACGACGCCTGGATCATCTTCACGTCCGGCTCCACCGGCAAGCCCAAGGGCGTTGCCGTGACTCACCGCAACGCGGCAGCCTTCGTCGACGCAGAGTCACGAATGTTCTTGCAGGAGAGCCCTATTGGCCCCGGCGACCGTGTCATGGCGGGACTCTCCGTCGCCTTCGACGCGAGCTGCGAGGAGATGTGGCTTGCGTGGCGCTACGGCGCGTGCCTCGTCCCCGCACCCCGTTCTCTCGTCCGCTCAGGTGTCGAGCTCGGCCCGTGGCTCACCGCCAACCGCATCACCGTCGTGTCCACGGTGCCGACGCTCGTCGCACTCTGGCCGACCGAGGCGCTCTCGGACGTCCGCCTGCTCATCCTCGGTGGCGAGGCGTGCCCGCCAGAGATCGGCGCCCGCCTGGCCAATGAGAGTCGTGAGGTCTGGAACACCTACGGCCCAACCGAGGCCACCGTCGTCGCCTGCGGGGCCCAGCTCACCGGTGAGCCGCCGATGCGCATCGGCCTCCCGCTCGCCGGCTGGGACCTTGCCGTCGTCGATGCGACCGGTGGGCCCGTGCCCGAGGGCGAGAGCGGCGAACTCATCATCGGAGGCGTCGGTCTGGCCCGCTACCTCGACGAAGCCAAGGACAAGGCGGCGTATGCCGCGATGCCCGCCCTGGGCTGGGAGCGCGCCTACCGCTCGGGTGACCTCGTGCGCAACGATCCCGCGGGCCTCGTCTTCCTCGGTCGGGCCGACGACCAGGTCAAGGTCGGTGGTCGCCGGATCGAACTCGGTGAGATCGACAGCGCCCTGCTCAAACTGCCGGGGGTGAGTGGGGCTGCCGCCGCCGTCCGCAAGAGCGAGGCCGGCAACACCCTGCTCATCGGCTACGTCACGACCGACGACGGATTCGACGCCAGGGCCGCCACCGAGTCGATGCGTCAGTCGATGCCGGCCGCCCTCGTGCCGCGTCTTGCCGTCGTCGACACCCTGCCGACCCGCACGTCCGGCAAGATCGACCGCGACGCCCTGCCCTGGCCGTTGACACCCACGGCGCCGGTCGCTGGCGCTGACGCCAGCGACACCGCCGGTTGGGTCTCGGGCCTGTGGGCGAGCATCCTGGGCGGCCCGCCGAGCACTCCTGACGAGGACTTCTTCGACGTCGGCGGTGGCTCTCTCAGCGCGGCCCAGCTGGTGAGTCGGCTGCGTGAGCGCTTCCCCGAGGTGACGGTCGCCGACATCTATGAGCACTCGAGCCTCGGATCGCTCGCCGCTGCGCTGGACGAGATGGAGACGCCGACCGGTCGGCTCAACCGGGACGTCCCACCGGTCCCCGCCAAGACCCAGGCGGCCCAGCTCCTCGCGTCGTTCGCCCTGCGCAGCATCTCGGGCCTGCGCTGGATCACCTGGATCGGCCTCGGCAACGCCGTCGCCCGTTCTGCCTTCGACCACACCTGGCTGCCGAGCGTGCCCTGGTGGTGGCTCGCCCTCGGTTGGCTCCTCCTCATCTCGCCGGTGGGCCGGATGGCGCTGGCCGCCCTTGGTGTCCGCATCCTGCTGCGTGACCTCGAGCCCGGGGAGTATCCCCGTGGCGGCGCGGTGCACCTGCGCGTCTGGCTGGCCGAGCGTCTTGTCGACGAGCTCGGCGCGGCCAACGTCTCGGGCGCTCCGTTCATCAAGGTGTTCGCCCGCGCCCTCGGTGCCACTGTTGCCGACGATGTCGATCTGCACTCGGTGCCCCCGGTCACCGGCATGCTCGACCTGGGAGCCGGCGTCTCGATCGAGCCCGAGGTCGACCTGCGCGGACACTGGATCGACGGCGCGAAGTTCATCGTCGGACCCATCCGAGTCCGCGAGGGTGCGCGTGTTGGTGCCCGGAGCTCTCTCCTGCCCGGGGCTGACGTCGGTGAGCGCGCCGAGATCGCCCCCGGCTCAGCAGTTTTCGGCATCGTCCCCGCCGGCGAATCATGGTCCGGCGCACCCGCAGAGCCCTCCGGGACAGCGCGTGGACCCTGGCACGATCACATCGCGGCCAACCGGCCGGCCTGGCTGATGGCGTATGCCGTGTCTGCTGTTCTCGTCTCCCTCCTCCCGATCGTGGCCATCGCCGTCGGTGCCACCGTGGCCGTGCCGGCGCTGCGTGGCTCGACGTCTGTCTCGGATGCTCTGGGGTCTGCGCTCCTGTGGGTTCCGCTCGGCGCCACCATTGGGTTCGTCGCGCTCGCGGCGATGATGCTCGTGCTCGTCCGGCTGCTGGCGATCGGGCTGCACGCCGGCGCTCACCCGGTCCACGGACGACAGGCCTGGCAGGCCTGGTCGACGATCCGCATCCTTGATGACGCGCGGACCTGGCTCTTCCCGCTCTACTCGAGCAGCCTCACGCCGGCCTGGCTGCGTGCACTGGGCGCCGACCTCGGCCCCGACGTCGAGGCGTCAACCGTCCTCCTCATCCCGAAGTTCACTCGCGTCGGTGCCGGGGCCTTCCTCGCCGACGACACGATGATCGCGGGCTACGAGTTGGGTGCAGGGTGGCTGCGCGTCGAGGACGTCCGCATTGGCAAACACGCCTTCGTCGGGAACTCCGGCATGGCCGCCCCCGGCCGCAAGGTCCCCAAGCAGGGGCTCGTGGCAGTCCTGTCCGCGGCACCTCGCCGCAAGAAGGCCAAGGCCGGCACCTCGTGGTTGGGTTCCCCACCGCGGCCCCTGCGTCGCGAAGGCTCCGACACCGAGTCGAGCCGCACCTACGCGCCGCCCACGCAGCTGCGCGTGGCCCGTGCGGTCGTGGAGGCGCTGCGAGCTGTCCCGGTCTGGATCCACGTTGCCCTCGTCGTCGTTGTCGTCGCCGCCATTGAGGTGCTCCTCGCCCAAGGACTCATCTGGGCCGTGCTCCTCAGCGGACTCGTCCTCCTCGCAGCCGGTGCGTTCGCGGCCGGAAGCGCCACCGCCGCCAAGTGGTTGCTCGTTGGTCAGCTTCGTCCGGGCAACCACCCGCTCTGGTCATCGTTCGTCTGGCGCAACGAGCTCGCTGACACGTTCGTCGAGGTCCTTGCCGCGCCCTGGTTCGCCCGGGCCGCGACGGGGACCCTCGCACTCAACCTGTGGCTGCGGTCGATGGGTGCGCGGATCGGTGACGGGGTCTGGTGCGAGACCTACTGGCTGCCCGAGGCTGACCTCGTCCGGCTCGACGACGGCGCCTCGATCAACGCCGGCACCGTCGTCCAGACCCACCTCTTCCACGACCGGGTGCTGTCGATGGACACGGTCACGGTCAAGCGTGGCGGCACCCTCGGACCCAACTCCGTGATCCTGCCCGCCGCCCAGATCGGCCGGCACGCCACCGTCGGCCCGGTTTCTCTGGTGATGCGCGGCGAGTCGGTCCCGGATCGGACCCGTTGGATCGGCAACCCTGTCGGACCATGGGTGGACGAGTGA
- a CDS encoding M1 family metallopeptidase, with protein sequence MSANATSIDADPYVPGHGDTAYGVDRYELDLTYKAAGNHLTGRAQLTVTLDSDTPTIALDLHALKVTRVDVKGATLSRWSHRSSRLTLRFGETVPAGTVLTLTIAYAGTPRTVPGPDGRAGWEELADGVIVAAQPHGAPSWFPCNDRSADKATYRISVTTDTAYTVVANGSLIERRKAGRATRWTYAMDEPMAPYLATVQIGRYETTEVAGAAVPVRLFHAARLRAVAGQAFADQARMIEVFSTLFGPYPFAEYAVVVTDDVLEIPLESQAVSTFGANHCTRSWDAQRLIAHELSHQWFGNAVTAAQWSDIWLHEGFACYAEWLWSEAAGIATAQEQAVRHHQKLATSAQDILVGAPGASDMFDDRVYKRGALTLHALRSEVGDVTFFAILRDWVTRHHGGVVTTAQFEALCDRAAGRRLAGLFDVWLRQPALPALPALPALP encoded by the coding sequence GTGAGCGCGAACGCAACGAGCATCGACGCCGACCCCTACGTGCCCGGCCACGGCGACACGGCCTACGGCGTCGACCGCTACGAGCTCGACCTGACCTACAAGGCCGCCGGCAACCACCTCACGGGTCGTGCCCAGCTCACCGTGACCCTCGACAGCGACACCCCGACCATTGCGCTCGACCTGCACGCCCTCAAGGTGACGCGGGTGGACGTCAAGGGGGCGACCCTGAGCCGTTGGTCGCACCGTTCGTCGCGGCTCACGCTCCGCTTCGGCGAGACGGTGCCCGCCGGCACCGTGCTGACCCTGACGATTGCGTATGCCGGCACGCCCCGCACCGTTCCCGGTCCCGACGGTCGTGCGGGCTGGGAGGAGTTGGCCGACGGCGTCATCGTCGCGGCGCAGCCTCACGGCGCCCCGTCCTGGTTCCCGTGCAACGACCGATCCGCCGACAAGGCGACCTATCGGATCAGCGTGACGACGGACACGGCATACACCGTCGTTGCCAACGGAAGCCTCATCGAGCGACGCAAGGCCGGCCGGGCCACCCGATGGACCTATGCGATGGACGAGCCGATGGCGCCCTACCTCGCGACCGTGCAGATTGGGCGCTACGAGACGACCGAGGTTGCCGGGGCTGCCGTTCCGGTGCGGCTGTTCCACGCGGCGCGGCTGCGTGCGGTCGCCGGCCAGGCGTTCGCCGACCAGGCGCGGATGATCGAGGTGTTCAGCACGCTCTTTGGTCCCTATCCGTTTGCGGAGTATGCCGTCGTCGTCACTGACGACGTGCTCGAGATCCCGCTCGAGTCGCAGGCGGTGTCGACGTTCGGCGCCAACCACTGCACTCGCTCGTGGGACGCGCAGCGGCTCATCGCCCACGAGCTGTCGCACCAGTGGTTCGGCAACGCCGTCACCGCAGCGCAGTGGAGCGACATCTGGCTGCACGAGGGCTTCGCCTGCTACGCCGAGTGGCTGTGGTCCGAGGCTGCCGGCATCGCCACCGCGCAGGAGCAGGCGGTGCGCCACCACCAGAAGCTCGCGACGTCGGCGCAGGACATCCTTGTCGGCGCGCCGGGTGCATCCGACATGTTCGATGACCGGGTCTACAAGCGAGGCGCGTTGACCCTGCACGCGTTGCGGAGCGAGGTCGGCGACGTCACGTTCTTCGCCATCCTGCGCGACTGGGTGACGCGACACCACGGTGGCGTCGTCACGACCGCCCAGTTCGAGGCGCTCTGTGACCGTGCAGCCGGTCGGCGGCTCGCAGGCCTGTTTGACGTGTGGCTGCGACAGCCAGCACTGCCGGCCCTGCCAGCACTGCCGGCCCTGCCGTGA
- a CDS encoding NADH-quinone oxidoreductase subunit B family protein: MLPMPRVGPVGEHAPKPIRVILNWGRRYSLWVFNFGLACCAIEFIAASMGRHDFIRLGVIPFAPGPRQADLMVVSGTVTDKMAPAIRRLYDQMPEPKYVISFGACSNSGGPYWDSYSVTKGVDQLIPVDVYVPGCPPRPEALLHGIIKLQEQIAGERLSGRAISERLGGAGGFGPGDGSAAAPRYTAHRTGSAGEVTRGRVERPS, from the coding sequence ATGCTGCCGATGCCGCGCGTCGGACCGGTGGGCGAGCACGCACCGAAGCCGATCCGGGTCATCCTCAACTGGGGTCGCCGCTATTCGCTCTGGGTCTTCAACTTCGGCCTGGCCTGCTGCGCGATCGAGTTCATCGCCGCATCGATGGGTCGCCACGACTTCATCCGTCTCGGTGTCATCCCGTTCGCGCCCGGCCCGCGTCAGGCCGACCTCATGGTCGTGTCCGGCACAGTCACCGACAAGATGGCGCCGGCGATCCGCCGCCTCTATGACCAGATGCCCGAGCCCAAGTACGTCATCTCGTTCGGCGCCTGCTCCAACTCCGGTGGGCCCTACTGGGATTCGTACTCCGTGACCAAGGGCGTCGACCAGCTCATCCCCGTCGACGTCTATGTCCCCGGTTGCCCGCCGCGACCTGAGGCCCTGCTCCACGGCATCATCAAACTCCAGGAGCAGATCGCCGGCGAGCGGCTGTCCGGGCGCGCGATCTCCGAACGTCTCGGAGGCGCCGGAGGATTCGGACCTGGCGACGGCTCTGCCGCTGCACCGCGCTACACCGCGCACCGGACCGGGTCCGCCGGAGAGGTCACGCGCGGTCGGGTCGAGAGACCGTCCTGA
- a CDS encoding DUF2568 domain-containing protein gives MLIVLGLLAFIIEFAFMVGVFMLASGLAGGGFGGLVVGVLAVVLVAVMWGLFIAPKARRRVPKVPRALAAGGAVAVVGAGLLGLDHTRFGLVLIGAGLVLVGAQIALDDVVPTSPPRTPLEDGRRSRRRR, from the coding sequence ATGCTCATCGTGCTCGGGCTGCTCGCGTTCATCATCGAGTTCGCCTTCATGGTCGGCGTCTTCATGCTGGCGTCAGGACTCGCCGGTGGAGGTTTCGGAGGTCTTGTCGTCGGCGTCCTCGCTGTCGTCCTCGTCGCGGTCATGTGGGGACTGTTCATCGCACCCAAGGCCCGACGCCGGGTCCCCAAGGTGCCGCGCGCCCTCGCTGCCGGGGGAGCGGTCGCCGTGGTCGGCGCCGGACTCCTTGGCCTGGACCACACGCGATTCGGGCTGGTGCTCATCGGCGCCGGGCTGGTCCTCGTCGGGGCCCAGATCGCCCTCGACGACGTCGTGCCGACGTCTCCACCGCGTACCCCTCTCGAGGACGGGCGCCGGTCACGTCGCCGCCGCTGA
- a CDS encoding Lrp/AsnC family transcriptional regulator — MLDNLDHRLIAVLRANSRTPVAVLSRELGVNRSTVTSRIERLVDSGVIEGFTLRLGNDVDRDAVRGVTMVVTAPNEGQSVVREIRGYPEVERLHSTTGAWDLVVQLRCRSLSEFDLVLERIRSLPGVRDTQTSLLFNSLTAP; from the coding sequence GTGCTGGACAACCTGGATCATCGCCTGATCGCCGTGCTGCGTGCCAATAGCCGCACCCCGGTGGCAGTGCTGTCGAGGGAGCTCGGTGTCAACCGCTCCACCGTGACGTCGCGAATCGAACGGCTTGTGGACTCAGGCGTCATCGAGGGGTTCACACTGCGCCTGGGCAACGACGTCGACCGGGACGCCGTCCGGGGCGTCACCATGGTGGTCACCGCTCCGAACGAAGGGCAGAGCGTGGTCCGTGAGATTCGTGGCTACCCCGAGGTCGAGCGGCTCCACTCCACCACCGGCGCATGGGACCTCGTGGTGCAGCTGCGATGCCGCAGCCTGTCCGAGTTCGACCTGGTCCTCGAACGCATCCGCAGCCTCCCCGGTGTCCGGGACACCCAGACGAGCCTGTTGTTCAACTCCCTCACTGCGCCTTAG
- a CDS encoding arginase family protein, with amino-acid sequence MPTPTTLPTGHSPTDSSPPATPRDGRSRVALTHFAGRAGDHNDLAMVGSRELAAALSAHIGVEATVVGTPEPALSVGWKEELAAATPTLKAMAAHLDQAFREGLTPITASSRCAVALATLPVVAAHHPNAVVVWFDAHADLNTPENTTTGYLGGLAYSGPLGYWDSGLGGGLDPDNAVLVGARDLDPAEQELIDGGTVALVKVGPSMADDLRRLVDGRPVYVHIDCDVLDAGTVPTDYRVANGMTLADLLATAEVLAESEVVGLEIGELESAPDRHVPPTYVNALLDALNPLLPPRFVPVVST; translated from the coding sequence ATGCCCACCCCGACCACCCTCCCGACGGGCCATTCACCTACGGACTCTTCACCGCCGGCCACTCCCCGCGATGGCAGGTCACGCGTGGCGCTGACCCACTTCGCGGGACGAGCCGGTGACCACAACGACCTTGCCATGGTGGGGTCTCGCGAACTGGCCGCTGCCCTGTCGGCACACATCGGTGTCGAGGCGACCGTCGTCGGGACGCCGGAGCCCGCACTGTCGGTTGGGTGGAAGGAAGAACTGGCCGCAGCTACTCCCACCCTGAAGGCGATGGCTGCCCACCTGGACCAGGCGTTCAGGGAGGGGCTGACCCCGATCACGGCTTCGAGCCGCTGCGCGGTGGCGCTTGCGACATTGCCCGTGGTCGCCGCCCACCACCCGAACGCCGTGGTGGTGTGGTTCGACGCACACGCCGACCTCAACACCCCAGAAAACACCACGACGGGCTATCTCGGGGGACTCGCCTACAGTGGCCCGCTCGGATACTGGGACTCTGGACTCGGAGGCGGTCTCGATCCCGACAACGCCGTCCTGGTCGGAGCCCGCGACCTCGACCCGGCCGAGCAGGAACTCATCGACGGGGGAACGGTGGCACTGGTCAAGGTGGGGCCGTCCATGGCCGATGACCTGCGTCGCCTCGTGGATGGCCGCCCCGTCTACGTGCACATCGACTGCGACGTCCTCGACGCAGGCACGGTCCCCACCGACTACCGGGTCGCGAACGGCATGACGCTCGCTGACCTGCTCGCCACCGCAGAAGTGCTCGCCGAGTCCGAAGTCGTCGGGTTGGAGATCGGCGAACTGGAAAGCGCCCCCGACCGCCACGTCCCACCGACCTACGTCAACGCGCTCCTCGACGCGCTCAACCCGCTCCTGCCGCCGCGCTTCGTCCCCGTCGTGAGCACGTGA
- a CDS encoding glycoside hydrolase family 3 N-terminal domain-containing protein, producing MKPVTRTASDGTTYRDLNGNGVMDPFEDPRLDVEARVEDLLTRLSLAEKVGLMFHTVIEAGEDGHVLEHPGRISKSATSDVVLGKHLTHFNVHALGEPRLAARWHNELQAIAEKSPHGIPVTVSTDPRHAFLENVGTSFAANGFSQWPESLGLAALRDPQLVEQFADIAREEYCAVGIRAALHPTVDLATEPRWARQPQTFGQDPALVTELGLAYLRGLQGAELGADSVACTAKHFPGGGPQKDGEDAHFPYGREQAYEGGRFDDHIEPFPPLIDAGVAAVMPYYGMPIGLTIDGEAIKEVGFGYNEQIVTGLLREDLGYDGVVLTDWELVNDNHVGDQVLPARAWGVEHLTPIERMERILRAGADQFGGEECVELLLELVRDGRVTKDRVDASARRLLAVKFRLGLFDNPFVDEEAAASTVGREDFTAAGYAAQARSVTVLQNAMVGSTPALPLTGKRKVYAENFSDEAVATLGDRVSQPADADVAIVRLAAPFDARDDLFLEAWFHQGSLDFPPGLVSRLQAMADACPLIIDVVMDRPAVLTPLLPFASALVASYGTSDTALADALAARITPQGRLPFDLPRSMEQVRQHPSDVPGLDDPLFPFGFGLST from the coding sequence ATGAAGCCCGTTACCCGCACTGCCAGCGACGGCACGACCTACCGCGACCTCAACGGCAACGGAGTGATGGACCCCTTCGAGGACCCACGCCTCGACGTGGAGGCCCGCGTCGAGGACCTCCTCACCCGCCTCAGCCTGGCCGAGAAAGTCGGCCTGATGTTCCACACGGTCATCGAGGCGGGTGAGGACGGCCACGTCCTCGAGCACCCGGGCAGGATCAGCAAGTCAGCCACGAGTGATGTCGTGCTGGGCAAGCACCTCACCCACTTCAACGTGCACGCTCTCGGCGAGCCGCGTCTCGCCGCAAGGTGGCACAACGAGCTCCAGGCGATCGCCGAGAAGTCTCCGCACGGCATACCCGTCACGGTCTCCACGGACCCACGGCACGCCTTCCTCGAGAACGTGGGCACCTCGTTCGCCGCGAACGGCTTCTCACAGTGGCCGGAGTCCCTGGGGCTGGCAGCTCTGCGTGACCCGCAGCTCGTGGAGCAGTTCGCGGACATCGCGCGCGAGGAGTACTGCGCCGTGGGCATCCGCGCCGCCCTCCACCCCACCGTCGACCTCGCGACCGAGCCCAGGTGGGCGCGCCAGCCGCAGACGTTCGGACAGGATCCGGCGCTGGTCACCGAGCTCGGCCTGGCCTACCTGCGCGGCTTGCAGGGCGCCGAGCTGGGCGCAGACAGCGTGGCGTGCACCGCGAAACACTTCCCCGGTGGAGGTCCGCAGAAGGACGGGGAGGACGCTCACTTCCCCTACGGGCGCGAACAGGCCTACGAGGGTGGGCGATTCGACGATCACATCGAGCCCTTCCCTCCTCTGATCGACGCCGGTGTCGCCGCGGTCATGCCCTACTACGGCATGCCGATCGGGCTCACGATCGATGGTGAGGCCATCAAGGAGGTCGGCTTCGGCTACAACGAACAGATCGTCACCGGCCTGCTGCGCGAGGACCTCGGCTACGACGGCGTCGTCCTCACCGACTGGGAACTCGTCAACGACAACCACGTCGGCGACCAGGTCCTGCCGGCGAGGGCCTGGGGCGTCGAGCACCTCACCCCGATCGAGCGGATGGAACGCATCCTGCGCGCCGGCGCCGACCAGTTCGGTGGTGAGGAGTGCGTCGAGCTGCTCCTCGAGCTCGTGCGCGACGGCCGGGTCACGAAGGACCGCGTCGACGCGTCGGCCCGCCGTCTCCTCGCCGTGAAGTTCCGACTCGGACTCTTCGACAACCCGTTCGTTGACGAGGAGGCCGCCGCTTCCACCGTGGGACGTGAGGACTTCACAGCGGCGGGGTATGCCGCACAGGCACGTTCGGTGACCGTCCTCCAGAACGCGATGGTTGGCTCCACTCCTGCGCTCCCTCTCACCGGGAAGCGCAAGGTTTATGCCGAGAACTTCTCCGATGAGGCCGTGGCCACGTTGGGCGATCGAGTCTCGCAGCCGGCCGACGCCGATGTCGCGATCGTGCGGCTGGCTGCCCCGTTCGATGCCCGGGACGACCTCTTCCTCGAGGCGTGGTTCCACCAGGGCTCCCTGGACTTCCCACCCGGCCTCGTCTCGCGGCTCCAAGCCATGGCTGACGCGTGTCCCCTGATCATCGACGTCGTCATGGACCGCCCCGCAGTGCTGACCCCGTTGCTGCCGTTCGCTTCCGCTCTTGTGGCGAGCTATGGCACGAGCGACACCGCACTCGCGGACGCGCTTGCCGCAAGGATCACCCCCCAGGGGAGGTTGCCGTTCGACCTGCCGCGCTCGATGGAGCAGGTGCGCCAGCACCCTTCCGACGTCCCCGGCCTCGATGACCCGCTCTTCCCCTTCGGCTTCGGCCTCTCGACGTGA